DNA sequence from the Trueperaceae bacterium genome:
CTTCTACGACGCCTTCCGATCGAGCCTGAAGGACCTGACCACAGCCGAGCAGGGCGCGGTGATGACCGCGCTGGTCGAGCTGGCCGAGGACCCCAGCAGCCCGGGGCTCAACGTCCATCGCGTGGGGGACGCCGCCACCAAGTGCTGGTCGGCCCGGGTCAACGACGACATCCGCATCATCTTCTTCTGGGTGGAGCAGACGATAGTGCCGGCCTACGTGGCGCATCACGACGCGGCGTACCGCTGGGCCGAGGGCAGGGCGCTCGACGTCCACCCCGACACGGGGGCAGCCCAGATCGTGGTCGTGGGCGAGCGCCGCGAAGAGATCGTCATCCGCGTCAAGAAGCGCGAGGAGTACGACCCGCTGGCGGAGCGGCCGTTCAGGCACCTGACCGACGCCGAGCTCCTGGCCTACGGCACGCCCAGGTCTTGGCTCGACACGGTGCGCTCCGCCACGGTGAAGGCTTTCCTCGAGGAGATCGGCGACGCGCTGCCCGCCGAGTCGTGCGAGTTCCTGATGGCCGTGGCGTCCGGCGAGACGCCGCCCCCGCCGCCGCAGCGTGGCAAGAACCCGTTCACGCACCCCGACGCCAAGCGCAGGTTCTTCGTGGTGGAGTCCGACGACGACCTGAAGCGCGCGCTCCAGCTCGAATGGGAGCAGTGGATGCTCTACCTGCACCCCGCTCAGCGCGAGGCGGTCGAAAGGGACTTCGCGGGGCCCGCGCGGGTGACGGGCGGGCCGGGGACGGGCAAGTCCGTGGTGGCGGTGCACCGCGCCGCCCGCCTGGCGCGTGAGGGTCGCGGGCGGGTGCTGCTCACGAGCTTCTCGCGGACCCTGGCCGCCCACCTCAGGCAGCAGGTCGACAAGCTCATGGCCGGCGACCCGGCGCGCTCGCGCATCGACGTCGTGCACCTGCACCAGCTCGCCGTCGACCGGCTGGCCGAAGCGAAGGGCGCTGGCGTGAGGGTCGCGGACAACGCGGCGGTCGGTAGGGCGGCGAAGGCCGCCGCCGAGCGGCTCGAGGCGTCCTGGGTCACGCCGGCGTTCCTCGAGGCCGAGTGGAGCATGGTGGTCGACCCCTACGGGGTGAGCTCCTGGGAGGAGTACGCCCAGGTGGACCGCCCGGCGCGCGGCACCCCGCTGAACCGGTCGCAACGCGAGGACGCCTGGCAGGGGCTCGCGGCGATGCGCGGGTCGCTGGAGGGGCAGGGGCTGGCGACGTGGTCGGGCGTCTGCTGGGACCTCGTCGACCTCCTCGACGCGAGCGGCGAGAGGCCCTACGCCCACGTGATCGCCGACGAGGTGCAGGACTTCGGTCCCGCCGAGCTGAGGCTGCTGCGTGCCCTGGCCGAGCCCGGCACGAACGACGTCTTCCTGGCCTCGGACGCGAACCAGCGGATCTTCAAGCCGTACACGCCGGTCGCGAGGGCGGGCCTCGAGGTGCGAGGGCGCTCGATCACGCTACGCGTGAACTACCGCATGACGGAGCAGATCCGCCGGCTGGCCGACGGGATCGCCTCGGGCAAGCAGGAGTGCGACGAGCCCACCAGCCCCTCCGTGTCGCTCCTGAACGGCGCCGAGCCGGAGGTCCTCGTCCTACCCGGCGTGAACGCGGAGGTCTCCGCCGTCTCCGAGTGGCTGAAGAGGCTCGTGGCGAACGGCTACCGGCCCGGCGAGGTCGCGATCTTCGCGCGGAAGAAGGACCTGCTGCAGGACAGGGCGCACCGCGCCGTGAAGGGCGCCGGCCTGGAGAGCTTCAACCTCGAGTCGGACGAGCCCGCGCCCAGCAACCGCGTGGCGATCGGCACGATGCACAGGAGCAAGGGGCTCCAGTTCCGGGCCGTGGCCGTGATGGGCGTCGAGGACGGCACGGTGCCGCTGGACACCGTGCGCGCCAGGCAGCCCGACGAGGCCGCGCAGCGCGCCTTCCTGGAGATGGAGCGGAACCTGCTCTACGTCGCTTGTTCGCGGGCCAGGGAGAGGTTGATCGTCACCGGTGTCGGAAGACCCTGCGAGTTCCTAGCGCGGTGAGCCTTCGGCTCGAGGAAGACTCAGGTGGCCGGTAGTAGATGGGGGTGCAGCCTATGAGGAGCGGACCGTTCGGCGAGGTCGACCACGGTGACCCTCGCCTCCTCGACGCGCTCCTCAAAGCCACCGGGGCGCTCGAGCGCTGGACGCAGAAGGTGGAGCGGCGTCCCGCGCCGGTAGGCGCTCGGTCGGGAGACGCCGCAGCCAGGTAGTCAGGCGACCGCTCTTGAGACGCTGCAGCCTGGTAGTAAGGCGCCCGGTGGACGCGGCCGGCGCGAGGGGCGACCATGACGACCGTGGCCACGGACCTGCCCACCCTCTACCACCGCGGGAAGTCGGGCGCCCTGTACTCCTGGCGGGTCTGGTCCGAGGGCGCTGACGTCGTCACGGAGTACGGGCTCGTGGACGGCGCGAAGCAGCTCGCCCGCAAGACCGCCAGGCCGAAGAACGTCGGCCGGGCGAACGCCACCACGGCCGAGGAGCAGGCGCTGCTCGAGGCGCGGTCGATGTGGCGGCACAAGCGCGACCGCAAGTACTTCGAGTCGGTCGAGGAGGCCATGGGCGAGCTCATCCGCCCGATGCTCGCGCACGACTTCGCGAAGCGCCGGGAGAAGCACATCGACTACCCGGCGTTCGTGCAGCCCAAGCTCGACGGCGTGAGGGCGCTGGCGTTCTGGGACGGCGGGCGCGTGGAGGTGATGAGCCGCAGCGGCAAGAGCTGGCGCGCGCTCGGGACCGTCGAGCACATCGCTGCGGCCCTCGAGCGGGTCCTGCCGCGGCGCCTGATCTTCGAC
Encoded proteins:
- a CDS encoding 3'-5' exonuclease, yielding MKFNVSFYDAFRSSLKDLTTAEQGAVMTALVELAEDPSSPGLNVHRVGDAATKCWSARVNDDIRIIFFWVEQTIVPAYVAHHDAAYRWAEGRALDVHPDTGAAQIVVVGERREEIVIRVKKREEYDPLAERPFRHLTDAELLAYGTPRSWLDTVRSATVKAFLEEIGDALPAESCEFLMAVASGETPPPPPQRGKNPFTHPDAKRRFFVVESDDDLKRALQLEWEQWMLYLHPAQREAVERDFAGPARVTGGPGTGKSVVAVHRAARLAREGRGRVLLTSFSRTLAAHLRQQVDKLMAGDPARSRIDVVHLHQLAVDRLAEAKGAGVRVADNAAVGRAAKAAAERLEASWVTPAFLEAEWSMVVDPYGVSSWEEYAQVDRPARGTPLNRSQREDAWQGLAAMRGSLEGQGLATWSGVCWDLVDLLDASGERPYAHVIADEVQDFGPAELRLLRALAEPGTNDVFLASDANQRIFKPYTPVARAGLEVRGRSITLRVNYRMTEQIRRLADGIASGKQECDEPTSPSVSLLNGAEPEVLVLPGVNAEVSAVSEWLKRLVANGYRPGEVAIFARKKDLLQDRAHRAVKGAGLESFNLESDEPAPSNRVAIGTMHRSKGLQFRAVAVMGVEDGTVPLDTVRARQPDEAAQRAFLEMERNLLYVACSRARERLIVTGVGRPCEFLAR